From the genome of Caretta caretta isolate rCarCar2 chromosome 27, rCarCar1.hap1, whole genome shotgun sequence, one region includes:
- the PLXDC1 gene encoding plexin domain-containing protein 1 isoform X4: MSRFYGPGEARTKELWIDMAEANRSQVKVHGILSNTHRQASRVILSFDFPFYGHHLRQITIATGGFIFMGDVIHRMLTATQYIAPLMANFNPSYSRNSTIKYFDNGTVFVVQWDKVYLHGKEDIGSFTFQAALHSEGRIIFGYKEIPMSVLEISATQHPVKAGLSDAFMLLNPSPDVPESRRRTIYEYHRVELDTSKVTSVSAVEFTPLPTCLQHQSCDVCVTSELTFNCSWCHVLQRCSSGFDRYREEWLSHGCGQESDERTCEDWAESDHYSPSPNSPFTSFDEDVTTSSLFIGSLTTEDDTKLNQFAGGDGVRNDLPTKTSGAPIHTGTIVGIVLAILLIAAIILAVIYISSHPTSNAALFFIERRPHHWPAMKFRNHTNHTTYSEVDPAGHEKEGFVEAEQC; this comes from the exons ATGTCGCGGTTCTACGGGCCGGGGGAGGCGCGCACCAAAGAGCTCTGGATCGACATGGCAGAAGCCAACAGAAGCCAAGTGAAAGTCCATGGGATCCTGTCCAACACGCACAGGCAGGCCTCG AGAGTCATCCTGTCCTTTGACTTTCCCTTTTATGGCCATCACCTGCGGCAGATCACCATAGCGACAGGAG GTTTCATCTTCATGGGGGATGTCATTCACCGCATGCTCACAGCCACCCAATACATTGCGCCCCTGATGGCCAACTTCAACCCCAGCTACTCCCGCAACTCCACCATCAAGTACTTCGACAATG ggACAGTGTTTGTGGTGCAGTGGGACAAGGTCTATCTTCATGGGAAGGAGGACATCGGCAGCTTCACATTCCAGGCTGCTCTGCACAGCGAAGGGAGAATCATCTTTGGGTACAAGGAG ATCCCCATGTCGGTCCTGGAGATCAGCGCCACACAGCACCCTGTCAAAGCCGGCCTGTCCGATGCCTTCATGCTCCTCAACCCTTCCCCTGACGTTCCAG AGTCTCGCCGCAGGACGATCTACGAGTACCACCGCGTGGAGCTGGACACCAGCAAGGTCACCAGCGTGTCGGCCGTGGAGTTCACCCCACTGCCCA CCTGTCTCCAGCATCAGAGCTGTGACGTGTGCGTGACCTCGGAGCTGACTTTCAACTGTAGCTGGTGTCATGTCCTGCAGAG ATGCTCCAGTGGGTTTGACCGATACCGTGAGGAGTGGCTGTCACATGGCTGTGGCCAAGAG TCGGACGAGAGGACCTGTGAGGACTGGGCAGAGAGCGACCACTACTCACCGTCCCCAAACAGCCCCTTCACGTCATTTGATGAAGATGTCACTACCTCCTCTCTTTTCATTGGCAGCCTCACCACGGAAG atgacacaaagctgaatCAGTTTGCAGGAGGGGATG GAGTGAGAAATGACCTTCCCACAAAGACATCTGGAGCCCCGATTCACACCGGGACCATCGTGGGCATAGTCCTGGCCATCCTGCTCATTGCAGCCATTATTCTTGCTGTAATTTACATCAGCAGCCACCCCACCTCCAACGCTGCCTTGTTCTTCATTGAG CGGAGACCACACCACTGGCCAGCCATGAAGTTCCGAAACcacaccaaccacacaacatactcTGAGgtggatcctgctggccatgagAAGGAGGGCTTTGTGGAAGcagaacagtgctga